CAAAATAATGGCCTTACTTCTGAGCAAATCATCGAACGGTTAGGAAACCCAAAAGAATTAGCGAAAGCATACTTAGGTGAAGCTATTTCAAAGAACAGTAAATTTAGTTGGCGTAAATTCGGCGCTGTATTTGCATTTTGTAGCAGCTTTGCAGGCGTCAGCGGTATGTTTCTTTTGCCGATTATCAGTACTCTTTCCATTGCTTTAATGATTAGTGGAGTTATTACACCAATAGGCGGAATTATTAAATTTGTCGGGTATCTTATGGGATATGATATTGCCGGAATAACAATCGAAATGGGAGCATTTACACCAAGCCCAATGCAGTTCTTACCAATTTCTATTGTGGTTGGTGTGTTGATGTTTTGGTTGGGGAAAGTGTTATGGAAACTTACAATTAAATACATACACGCAATTAGTCAGAAAAAGAAAACATTGTATTAAAAGAACGGGGCGCGGCGGTCATTCATAGACCAACGAACGTTTTGAGAGTTATACGGACCAAGTTCGGCAGGTTGTTGGTATTGATTAAGTGTAGTGTTTACCCTTAGAATAAACATTGGAAAAAGCCTGGATTAACCGATGAATTCAAGTTTAAAAACCACTGATCAAAATGAATCAGTGGCTTTTTATTACTGACACACAGGGAAGGGATTTAAAAGGCATCTTATTGTCGAGGGACAAGAACATAGTCCCATTCAAAGTCGCTATTATAGCGGCTTTTTTGTTTTAACGGTACAAGTTCTTGTCC
Above is a window of Paenibacillus uliginis N3/975 DNA encoding:
- a CDS encoding DUF1700 domain-containing protein — its product is MDDYLEKIEKYLKAMSASERIDIVKEIKSVMLELQNNGLTSEQIIERLGNPKELAKAYLGEAISKNSKFSWRKFGAVFAFCSSFAGVSGMFLLPIISTLSIALMISGVITPIGGIIKFVGYLMGYDIAGITIEMGAFTPSPMQFLPISIVVGVLMFWLGKVLWKLTIKYIHAISQKKKTLY